The Kluyvera intermedia genome window below encodes:
- a CDS encoding aminoimidazole riboside kinase codes for MNAKVWVLGDAVVDLLPESEGRLLQCPGGAPANVAVGVARLGGNSGFIGRVGGDPFGRYMRHTLQQEQVDVSHMYLDDQHRTSTVVVDLDDQGERTFTFMVRPSADLFLVEEDLPQFAAGQWLHVCSIALSAEPSRSTTFAAMESIRSAGGRVSFDPNIRPDLWQDQALLLACLDRALHMANVVKLSEEELVFISSSNDLAYGIASVTERYQPELLLVTRGKAGVLAAFQQKFTHFNARPVASVDTTGAGDAFVAGLLASLAANGMPTDMTALEPTLTLAQTCGALATTAKGAMTALPYQRDLNRQF; via the coding sequence ATGAATGCAAAAGTTTGGGTTCTGGGCGACGCGGTGGTGGACCTGCTGCCGGAGAGCGAAGGGCGCCTGCTGCAGTGCCCTGGAGGCGCGCCGGCTAACGTGGCGGTAGGGGTTGCCCGCCTTGGCGGCAACAGCGGATTTATCGGCCGCGTCGGCGGTGACCCGTTTGGCCGCTACATGCGTCATACCCTGCAACAGGAGCAGGTCGACGTCAGCCATATGTATCTCGACGATCAGCACCGCACGTCCACTGTGGTCGTCGACCTTGACGACCAGGGGGAACGCACCTTTACCTTTATGGTACGCCCCAGCGCGGACCTGTTCCTGGTTGAAGAAGACCTGCCACAGTTTGCCGCCGGACAGTGGTTGCACGTCTGCTCCATCGCGCTCAGCGCCGAGCCCAGCCGTAGCACTACCTTCGCGGCGATGGAGAGCATCAGGTCTGCCGGCGGTCGGGTCAGCTTTGACCCTAATATTCGTCCCGATCTCTGGCAGGATCAGGCTTTGCTGCTAGCCTGCCTCGATCGCGCTTTGCACATGGCCAACGTGGTAAAGCTATCGGAAGAGGAGCTGGTCTTCATCAGCAGCAGTAATGATTTAGCATACGGAATCGCCAGCGTAACGGAGCGCTATCAGCCAGAATTGCTACTGGTGACCCGGGGCAAAGCGGGGGTGCTTGCCGCGTTTCAGCAGAAGTTTACCCATTTCAACGCCCGGCCTGTGGCCAGCGTGGACACCACCGGCGCGGGAGACGCATTTGTCGCCGGACTGCTCGCCAGCCTTGCGGCTAACGGGATGCCAACGGACATGACCGCACTGGAACCGACACTCACGCTTGCACAGACCTGCGGCGCCCTGGCCACCACAGCCAAAGGTGCGATGACCGCCTTGCCCTATCAGCGCGATCTCAACCGTCAGTTTTAA
- a CDS encoding carbohydrate porin, with protein sequence MYRKSTLAMLIALLTSAASAHAQTDISTIEARLNALEKRLQEAENRAQTAENRAGAAEKKVQQLTAQQQKNQNSTQEVAQRTARLEKKADDKSGFEFHGYARSGVIMNDSGASTKSGAYITPAGETGGAIGRLGNQADTYVEMNLEHKQTLDNGATTRFKVMVADGQTSYNDWTASTSDLNVRQAFVELGNLPTFAGPFKGSTLWAGKRFDRDNFDIHWIDSDVVFLAGTGGGIYDVKWNDGLRSNFSLYGRNFGDIDDSSNSVQNYILTMNHFAGPLQMMVSGLRAKDNDERKDSNGNLVKGDAANTGVHALLGLHNDSFYGLRDGSSKTALLYGHGLGAEVKGIGSDGALRPGADTWRIASYGTTPLSENWSVAPAMLAQRSKDRYADGDSYQWATFNLRLIQAINQNFALAYEGSYQYMDLKPEGYNDRQAVNGSFYKLTFAPTFKVGSIGDFFSRPEIRFYTSWMDWSKKLNNYASDDALGSDGFNSGGEWSFGVQMETWF encoded by the coding sequence ATGTACAGAAAAAGCACACTTGCGATGCTTATCGCTTTGCTAACCAGCGCTGCCTCTGCCCATGCGCAAACGGATATAAGCACCATTGAAGCCCGACTCAACGCGCTGGAAAAACGCCTGCAGGAGGCAGAAAACAGGGCGCAAACGGCGGAAAACCGCGCCGGGGCGGCGGAGAAAAAAGTTCAGCAACTCACCGCGCAGCAGCAAAAAAACCAGAACTCGACTCAGGAAGTGGCTCAGCGTACCGCCAGACTTGAGAAAAAAGCCGATGACAAAAGCGGATTTGAGTTTCACGGTTACGCCCGCTCCGGCGTGATAATGAATGATTCCGGCGCCAGCACCAAATCCGGAGCCTACATAACGCCGGCAGGTGAAACCGGCGGAGCTATCGGCCGTCTGGGAAACCAGGCCGATACCTATGTTGAAATGAATCTTGAACATAAGCAGACCCTGGATAATGGGGCCACGACCCGCTTTAAGGTGATGGTCGCCGACGGGCAAACCTCTTATAACGACTGGACTGCAAGTACCAGCGATCTGAACGTTCGTCAGGCCTTTGTCGAATTGGGTAACCTGCCGACGTTCGCTGGGCCATTTAAGGGCTCCACCCTGTGGGCCGGGAAACGTTTCGACCGCGACAATTTCGATATTCACTGGATTGACTCTGATGTCGTGTTCCTCGCCGGTACCGGTGGTGGTATCTATGACGTGAAGTGGAACGACGGCCTGCGGAGTAATTTCTCCCTGTACGGGCGTAACTTCGGCGACATTGATGATTCCAGCAACAGCGTGCAGAACTATATCCTCACCATGAATCACTTCGCAGGTCCGCTGCAGATGATGGTCAGCGGTCTGCGGGCGAAGGATAACGACGAGCGTAAAGATAGCAACGGCAATCTGGTAAAAGGCGATGCGGCAAACACCGGCGTGCATGCGCTGCTCGGCCTGCATAACGACAGTTTCTACGGCCTGCGCGACGGTAGCAGTAAAACCGCTCTGCTTTATGGTCATGGTCTGGGCGCAGAGGTTAAAGGTATCGGATCTGATGGCGCACTTCGTCCGGGAGCCGACACATGGCGCATTGCCAGTTACGGCACCACGCCGCTCAGCGAAAACTGGTCTGTTGCCCCGGCAATGCTGGCGCAACGCAGTAAAGACCGCTATGCCGATGGCGACAGCTATCAGTGGGCAACATTCAACCTGCGTCTGATTCAGGCAATCAATCAGAATTTCGCTCTCGCCTACGAAGGCAGCTACCAGTACATGGATCTTAAACCCGAAGGTTATAACGATCGTCAGGCGGTGAACGGTAGCTTCTACAAGCTCACCTTCGCCCCGACATTTAAGGTCGGCAGTATCGGTGATTTCTTCAGTCGCCCGGAGATTCGTTTCTATACCTCCTGGATGGACTGGAGCAAAAAACTGAATAATTACGCCAGCGATGACGCCCTGGGCAGTGACGGTTTTAACTCGGGCGGCGAATGGTCTTTCGGTGTGCAGATGGAAACCTGGTTCTGA